A genomic stretch from Spiroplasma endosymbiont of Clivina fossor includes:
- a CDS encoding IS1/IS1595 family N-terminal zinc-binding domain-containing protein — protein sequence MEKIIQELVNTLTDDQFLEFYEKVKQQAELIKKQKRLNEIDQKFRAQGIKCPKCESYHCVKNGHNSEGKQKYLCKNCRASFDAFRNHFIYWSHLNYEQWNLLIQISLLGQSSKTISRFIKTTLKTAWYNRQKLMKSKQLENTQLKFKKLSGKIQIDETFIKEIHKGNFKYKTDPRRIHLDPFATNTKCCIQMAIDNNNNIYVKSTNTKRLQKQWVIENMNKELINENSIITSDMQKLYFLVAKQTNSTLCVTKTTINPEASYRNLNKISKLQSSLKEALIHYHGLGFTNIQNYLNLWKWKYQHKGLTPNQQTAVLYFNV from the coding sequence ATGGAAAAAATAATTCAAGAACTAGTAAATACTTTAACAGATGATCAATTTTTAGAATTTTATGAAAAAGTCAAACAACAAGCAGAATTAATAAAAAAACAAAAACGTTTAAATGAAATTGATCAAAAATTTAGAGCGCAAGGTATTAAATGCCCTAAATGTGAATCTTACCATTGCGTTAAAAATGGACATAATTCAGAAGGAAAACAAAAATATTTATGTAAAAATTGCCGTGCAAGTTTTGACGCTTTTCGTAATCATTTTATTTATTGAAGTCATTTAAATTATGAACAATGAAATTTATTGATTCAAATTTCATTGCTGGGGCAATCTAGTAAAACAATTTCTCGTTTTATTAAAACTACATTAAAAACTGCTTGATATAATCGTCAAAAATTAATGAAATCAAAACAATTAGAAAATACCCAATTAAAATTTAAAAAATTATCTGGTAAAATCCAAATCGATGAAACATTTATTAAAGAAATCCATAAAGGAAATTTCAAATATAAAACTGATCCACGAAGAATTCACCTTGACCCATTCGCAACTAATACTAAATGCTGTATTCAAATGGCAATTGATAATAATAACAATATTTATGTTAAATCCACAAACACCAAACGTTTACAAAAACAATGAGTTATTGAAAATATGAACAAAGAATTAATTAACGAAAATTCAATTATTACTTCTGATATGCAAAAATTATATTTTTTAGTAGCAAAACAAACAAATTCTACTTTATGTGTAACTAAAACAACAATTAATCCTGAAGCTAGTTATCGTAACTTAAATAAAATCAGTAAATTACAATCTAGTCTTAAAGAAGCCTTAATTCATTATCATGGTTTAGGTTTTACTAATATTCAAAATTATTTAAATCTCTGAAAATGAAAATACCAACATAAGGGTTTAACTCCAAACCAACAAACAGCGGTATTATATTTTAATGTATAA
- a CDS encoding DDE-type integrase/transposase/recombinase — MTAYYSDNLDLLLFKTTRPQNLNYQYSLNSREKVCDLYFDYKNLQAGGMWSLFNNLKIGSHDIKNSEVPKNIKTFYRWIKSDPRWKELKQQIKQTKRHFKRYEVSEIGLLQMDAKIITPSNFPVDKKYYIYDFINEMTRIVFGYVYDSLGTNNAINAVQRAMKDFGELGITIKRLRTDNAPEFTTTNWSNKKSYKVKERPFTTFLSRNGIVHETTPIRSPQSNGKIERFHQHYSKLFYSKYKKLF, encoded by the coding sequence ATGACCGCTTATTATTCTGATAATTTAGATTTGTTATTGTTTAAAACTACAAGACCACAAAATCTTAATTATCAATATAGTTTAAATTCTCGTGAAAAGGTATGTGATTTATATTTTGATTATAAAAATCTTCAAGCAGGTGGAATGTGGTCTTTATTTAATAATTTAAAAATCGGTTCTCACGATATTAAAAATTCAGAAGTTCCTAAAAATATCAAAACTTTTTATCGTTGAATTAAATCTGACCCTCGTTGAAAAGAATTAAAACAGCAAATCAAACAAACAAAACGCCATTTTAAGCGTTATGAAGTTTCTGAGATTGGTCTTTTACAAATGGATGCCAAAATAATTACCCCATCAAATTTTCCGGTTGATAAAAAATATTACATTTATGATTTCATTAACGAAATGACACGCATAGTATTTGGTTATGTTTATGATAGTTTAGGAACCAACAATGCTATTAATGCCGTTCAAAGAGCAATGAAAGATTTTGGCGAACTTGGCATAACAATTAAACGCCTTCGTACTGACAATGCTCCGGAATTTACCACTACCAATTGAAGTAATAAAAAATCATACAAAGTAAAAGAAAGGCCTTTTACAACCTTTCTTTCGAGGAATGGAATTGTTCACGAAACCACGCCGATTCGCTCACCTCAATCTAATGGAAAGATTGAAAGATTCCACCAACATTATAGCAAATTATTTTATTCTAAATATAAAAAATTATTTTAA
- a CDS encoding IS256 family transposase, producing MTKKIKKEPDAIDKVVDYFLENINNPQDLFKGNTIFQEFTKKLTERMLNTEIKDYLETDENHNKRNGNTQKTIITKNGSIAIDVPRDRNSTFEPVIIPKRQRRFDNFDQKVISLYARGMTISDIKAQLQEFYHGAEISESLISQITDDVIEEVKMWQTKPLEKIYPIVYFDCIVVKVKQDKRIINKAVCLVLGINLDGLKDILGMWISENEGAKFWLNNLTEMKNRGLQNILVACSDNLTGMSDAIEAVFPKTQHQLCIVHQIRNSLKFVPYKDRKLVANDLKSIYTAINEEIALIALDHFSEKWNKKYPQITKSWKNNWNNLIIFLEYPQEFRRIIYTTNAIESVNSQLRKVIKNKKIFPNDASVFKIFYLAFQNMVKKWTMPIQNWGSAISHLMIKFEDRVNLS from the coding sequence ATGACAAAAAAAATAAAAAAAGAACCTGACGCAATTGATAAAGTTGTTGATTATTTTTTAGAAAATATTAATAATCCACAAGATTTATTTAAAGGCAATACTATTTTTCAGGAATTTACCAAAAAATTAACTGAACGAATGTTAAATACGGAAATTAAAGATTATCTTGAAACTGATGAGAATCATAATAAAAGAAATGGCAACACACAAAAAACCATTATTACTAAAAATGGTTCAATCGCAATTGATGTACCAAGAGATCGAAATAGTACTTTTGAACCAGTAATTATTCCGAAAAGACAAAGAAGATTTGATAACTTTGATCAAAAAGTAATTTCTTTATATGCAAGAGGAATGACAATTTCTGATATCAAAGCACAATTGCAAGAATTCTATCACGGAGCAGAAATTTCAGAAAGTTTAATTAGTCAAATAACTGATGATGTTATTGAAGAAGTTAAAATGTGACAAACTAAACCTTTAGAGAAGATTTATCCGATTGTTTATTTTGATTGTATTGTTGTTAAAGTAAAGCAAGATAAACGAATAATAAATAAAGCAGTTTGTCTTGTCTTAGGAATTAATTTAGATGGTTTAAAAGATATTTTAGGAATGTGAATTAGTGAGAATGAGGGAGCCAAATTTTGACTTAATAATCTTACGGAAATGAAAAATCGTGGATTACAAAATATTCTTGTTGCTTGTAGTGATAATTTAACTGGGATGTCTGATGCAATAGAAGCTGTTTTCCCAAAAACACAGCATCAATTATGCATTGTTCATCAAATTCGCAATAGTTTAAAATTTGTTCCTTACAAAGATCGCAAACTTGTAGCTAATGATTTAAAATCAATTTATACAGCAATTAATGAAGAAATAGCGTTAATTGCTTTAGATCATTTTTCAGAAAAATGAAATAAAAAGTATCCACAAATTACTAAATCATGAAAAAATAACTGAAATAATTTAATAATTTTTCTTGAATATCCTCAGGAATTTAGAAGAATTATTTACACAACTAATGCGATTGAATCTGTTAATAGTCAATTAAGAAAAGTCATTAAGAATAAAAAGATTTTTCCTAATGACGCATCAGTTTTTAAAATATTTTATTTAGCATTTCAAAATATGGTTAAGAAATGAACGATGCCAATTCAAAATTGGGGTAGTGCAATTTCACATTTAATGATAAAATTTGAAGACAGAGTGAATTTAAGTTAA